Sequence from the Meriones unguiculatus strain TT.TT164.6M chromosome 5, Bangor_MerUng_6.1, whole genome shotgun sequence genome:
GACTGAGCTCAAAGTAAATTATACAGGGAGAGAGGAGCCAAAAGCTAGATGCTGACTTTGTGCAGTTGTGGCCTATCCTGAACTTACATGGAATGAGGTTATGGATCTCGTCCTATGGTAATacattcctttctctttcttccctacaGACTTACAGCCCTTAGTGACCGGGAAACACGACTGCAGGAGGTTCGATCTGCCTTTTTGGCTGCATACAGCAGTACAGTGGGGCTTCGGGCACCAGCCCCCAGTCCTTCTGGTGCCATCGGGGGCCTCATAGAACAGTTTGCTCGTGGTGTTGGGCTCCGGGGCACAAGCACCAGCGCCTTGTGAAGCTGACAGCCCACAGCCATTTCCTGCCCCTGTCTCAGCTGAGCCCTCAGTGGAATCAAGCCATGTCTGGCAAAGGGCACTTGGAGAGCAGGGGATATCTTACACCCCCTTCTCTATCATGCACATGGCAGGCCCAAACCTGAGCAGTCCTGAGGATGGGATTTTCTGGCTCCCAATCTCCTGACTGGTAACCACTCTCTCATCACTGCCTCCCACCAACCCTCGTCTTTGGGTTCCTGTTAACTCTCAGAACTGTGTGGGGTTTTCCTAGGGCCTCTTGGAGGCTGTATCGTCAGAAAAGACCCTATTCTACAATTTTTGTTTCCTGGGAAGGAGAGTCACCTGCACTGAAAATGAGGCAATTTTGCACcaatcacaaaataaaatcaaggtCTTTTTGAATGGCTCTTCTGTCATCTGCTCTGGTGATTACTGTCATATAGCTGCTCAGAACCttactgtctgtctgtccttgagTCTTTGGGGGAGTTATGATACAGGAAAAGCTAGACTTGGGTTTGTCTCTGTTCCTTCTGTGCTGTGAAAAGAAACCACGACCTTGTGTATAAACATaaatgctctatcactgagccaaaTTCCCAGCTCCCATCAATCAACCTAAGCCTTGAAGGCTGGCTGGCATATGAATTCATGAGACTGAGGTGGGAATAGGGGTGAACGGGCCTGAGTGGGCTTGACCACAGCCAGCTGTTGATCTCTGCAGGTTCTGGGGCTCCTCACTGGCTCATAGTGTGGGCTTTCATCTTTAGCAGGCTCTGAAGCAGTGGTATCCTGGGACAAGAGACCTGAGACAATAGTAGAGGAACAGGCTTCTGGGCTGTGGAGGCATCGGAGGACacacggtggggggggggggtagatgCCTTTATGACTGTCGGGATTCAGAGCCGTAGAGCTCAGCATTCACTGACCATCCTCCTCACACCCTGCactggggatggagcccagggctttgcATAGGGTAAACAGGTGCTGTACCAACGAACCCTGGTCTGGCAGGCCATCCGTGTGTATCTTAAAGCATCCCAGTAACTGCTAAGGGCCTTAACCACTAAAGACTGAACTTGTTCAAGGTCACGGAAATATTAAGGGGAAAATGTTCATATTCAGAGACTGAGGTGGGCCAGAAGACGGGAAGGAGATGTTGAGACTCCCGCCTGTGTTTCAGAACCATGGACAGTGCTGAGTTTTTTTCAGCGCTCTGGTGGTGGTTCTGGAGGACGTGTAGGTCAGTTAGGGTCTGGGTGAGGTTCCCGACCAGCTCCAGGCTGCTCCAATGGGGCGGGGGCCGCCTGCAGGGCCGGGCGGGGCTGTACTGCCATCTGGAGCCGGCTGCTGCCGGTGGCCACTGTCAGGGCGCGAGCAGCGGAGCGCACACAGTGCTGGAAAGAGCGCCGCTGCCTCTGCACATGGGCCGGCCTCGCCGCCGCCCCTAGCTCCAGCGGCTGGGGTCTCGCAGCCCCCAGCGGCTTTGACCATTGGACCAGCCATGTCTCTCGGCGGAGCCTCAGAGCGCAGCGTCCCGGCCACCAAGATTGAAATTACTGTGTCGTGCCGGTGAGCGGGCCGCGCTGGGGAGGGTTTAAGTACTGGCAATGCCCCAGCCCCGCGCAGCAGCGGGATCGGTAGGGGTAGGGGCTAGACCGCAGAGGATTTGCCCAGGAGCTGGGAACGGAGAACCAAGGCTAAAGGCGGGAGTCACTGGCAGGATGAAAGGGGGGGGTCTCCCTGGGCAGCCCCACCCTATAAAGGCAGGCTCAAGCCTGGCGGCTTAATAGGTGGGTTGCGGGGCTCCCTAAAGATCTGAGCCACAAGGGGACAAAGTTCTGGGGCGAGCCATCCTGGACCCTTGGAGACAGTGTGGGCACATATGGAACCAATTGGCAGAGATTTCTGCTGCTGTCCCGAATGTTGACAGCGTTTGGACCCCAGCACTCATTGGGGGTAGTATAGAGAGTATGATTTGAACCTCGGGTCTCTTCCAGATGGCCAGTTCAGGACCGTGTCAAGGTGGTGGGCTCCAGAGTGATCTAGCCCTCTCTTCATCTGTTTGTTGCTTTTCTCCAGGAATCTGCTAGACCTGGATACCTTCTCCAAGTCGGACCCCAGTAAGCGGCTCCAGGGCCTGGAGGAGGAACCCGGGATGTAGgagcggggggcggggggcggtgAGGGGTGCGGGCCGACCTGACGagctcccctcccctgcccccacctgCAGTGGTGGTGCTTCACACGCAGAGCCGAGCCAGCCAGGAGTGGCGGGAGGTGAGTTCCCAGCCCAGTTCAGGGCCGCTCCAGGGAACCTCCAGCCGGGCTGCACGTCCTGTGCTCATCCTCTTCCCCCCatattccctcccccccccccgcaccttTCCCCACCCAGTTCGGACGAACAGAGGTGATTGACAACACACTGAATCCAGACTTCGTGCGCAAATTCGTCCTCGACTATTTCTTTGAGGAAAAGCAAAATCTCCGCTTCGATGTGTGAGGCTCCTCCTACAATCCTGTCTTggcccgccccaccccaccctcacttGGATCAGCCCAGAATTCTGCCTCGTCCCGCCCCCTCCTCACCTTTCTACTTGGCTCCTCCCCTAGGTCCAGGTCCCTCTTTAAAGGAATCACTGTGGTCCTTAACTCCGCCCCCACACCCAGTTTGGCCCCGCCTTAGCAGGGTCTAGTTCCCCCGCCAAGGCAGGCCCTGCCCACAAACTTAGCATTTAATTTAGCTCCACCTTAGCCTCAGGTCCCCTCCCGGGACTCCATCCCCATCAAACCCATACCTTGGCTTAAACCTAGCCAGGACCCACGCGACTCAGACACACAGACCCAAGTTGAATTGAGGtccactgcccctccccctcccctacaGTTTTAACCAAGACTGAATCTGACTTCTTCCAGACTTTCTCCCACCCAGCCCCGCCCCACACAGATTCCACTCTCTTCCCAGGTACAACGTTGACTCCAAAGCCAACATCTCCAAACCGGTAAGCCAGTGGCCGCTCGCAGGTTGCCTGGGCACATAGGGAGGCTAACCTGTCAAAGGACTTTCCTGAACACTGCTCCCTGGCTCCTCTGCCAGCATGGGCCCACCAGCCCTTTCCTTAGGTCCCGGCCCCTCTGGACTCCCACCAGCCCCTATCCCAGCtgacccctcccacacacacacagcctgctctgGCCTCACtcactgccttccttccttccctgcctccgTCCGGGGACCTGAAGAAGGTGAGGACGCTGTGGGCTGCACCAGGAAGAATTCGGTTGGGAGATCTTCAAGAAGCAGAGTCACAGCTGTGATTCTGGCAACGGTCCTCTGTCGTTTTGCACTTCGGAGTAATCTTGGTCAAGAGCAGCAGCATCACCAGGGTGGGCTTGGGGCGCAATCCCCTACCCCTCGTTGACTCCCTATCTTGGCACAGGATTTCCTGGGACAAGCATTCCTGGCCCTAGGAGAAGTAATTGGAGGCCAGGGCAGCCGCGTGGAGCGACCTCTGACGTAAGCTGAATGGGAAAGGGTCCAGGGGAGGGAGGGTCTCTTCGCTGAGTTCCCCTTCCCAAGCCGGGCTGGCGGGATGTCTGTAGAGGCTGCAGAGAATGCCCCAACAGTAGCTTCCCTACCTCACTTTACTCCTCTGGAAAGTCTAATCTCTGCTCAAATCATCCtcaggctggacatgtttcctcttctttttccaagCCTGATTCAATCTTTAAAGCCTTCTCCCAAGCCCCACTCTGCTGGGAAGCTTTCTGGAATTAGATCAAATCCTCGGGTCTTGCCACACTTGCTAGATGGTGCATTCGCTGCATTCTGGCTCCTTGACCTGGTTGAGGACCTCTAGATTCACCTGTTCCACCATTGTACTGGACCTCTATCGCCCATTGTTTAATGGGCCAGAATTGCAAAAGTGAGCCAAGATAGTTGGAGGAAGGAGGTGGAAATCAGTGCAAACACACAGTAGACATAGTAAATGACATATGGAGGAGGAATCAAAAAAGAGGGATGTGGAAAAGCAGGTAGGAGAGGGGTACCGTATTCAGTCCTTTGGGTTACTAGAAGGCTAGTAACATGGGAGTGGCACCTAAAAGGAAAAACTGAGCCTTGGAGACATAGGGGCAACGGCCCTAATGAACCCACATCATATGGAATCGGCCAGTGTCGTGGAGCCAGGAGAGGGTCTGGGCAGGAGGCCTAGTCAGGACCTTGTAGCTTTGACTCTGAGATGGAGTCTGTGTAAGGGTCTCAGCATGAGCGCCATGATCTGACTGATCTGCTGACCACCGGGGTTGAGAATAAACTCTggctcaaaacaacaacaagaagaataAATCCTAGGTAGACAAAGGCAGAAGAAGACAGCCAGTTAGAAAACCGGCCATCAGACAGGAATGGAGGGGTAGGGAACTGGTAAGATTCTGGATGGACTCTGAAGGGGAAGCTAACAGATCCAAACCATTAAATACAGATGGGAAAGAAATGGGGCAACTGGAAAGGAGGCCAGGGCCTTCATCCTGAGCAGCAGGAAAGAGGAAATTGTGCCACCGACTGAAATCATTTGGGTTGTTGTTTAAATGAGCATGCTGCTGGGCACGGTGGCCCACCCTGCACCCCAGCACTCACAAAGCTAAGCTAGGCAGATTGCCTCAAGTTGGGGACCAGCCTAGGTAATATGGTGAGCTGCAAGCCAGCCTGAGTGGGGGCAGATGAGAACCAGTTCGGAGGGGGAGATTCAGCATGGACTCTCCGTGTTCTGTTAGATACCACGTATATACAACAGGGGgtagacacacatacatgagcaGGTTCTGAGACTGCACTTCTGTACAGTCTGTGTTTTGTGACAGGGTGGTCCCGTGTAGAAGAGGCTATCCCAGGATGTTTGATGAGGCTAGGATTAAGCATGCATGGCTACATCCAGCTTCTTAGCTGTTGCTGCCTTTTGTTCTTCACTGAGGACACACCGCTACAACTGCCACAGGCACCGTGTAAATCTTGCAACACTAAGGACACTTTGATATCAGTCACAGCATCAATGCCTTACTTTGTTtggtggcttttttgttttgaagacagacttttttgttttgaatCCAAGCTATCCTTGAATTCCATACGtagccaagactggccttgaactcccaaaactccttcctccacccaccaagtgctgagattacaagcatgtgctaccatcCTGCCTGGCTCCATAATAGCAATTTCTGTATAAAATATGGAATATGGTTTTAATCCCCCCCTCacattgcaagaaaaaaaatcttttttctttcttttttttttttctttcttttttaaaagaaaagtactgaagtgtagctcagtggtagactgtATCCTTAGTATATAtgtggtcctgggtttgatcccaacaccataaaaagaaggaagggggaggaagcagaggaaaggaACCAACCATATCTAATGCTGCTACAGGTCATACAGAATGAAAATTAGAAATTATCTCTATGTCACTGGTAACTCTGACAAGAGGAAGTAGAGGCTGGAGAGGTTTAGGAGAGGATGGGAAAGGGACATATGAGCCAGATAAATTTCAAAGAGTTTTTGCtgcaaagggagaaaaggagatgTGTATGTAACAGACCTGGGGTCAAGAATAGGtttacggggctggagagatggctcagtgggtaagagcaccagctgctcttccagagaaaccaggttcaattcccagcacctacatggcagctcacaactgtctgcaactcctattccaagggatctaacaccctcacacagacactggtgcaggcaaaacaccaatgcatataaaaataagttattaaaaaataGGTTTACAGGGCtggtgacatggctcagtggataataGCACCTTCCACCATGCCTGATGACCtacatgatagaaggagaaaaccaaatcCACAAGTCATccacacatacagaaacaaataaatgtaaaatgatgCTTACctaataatcccagcacttgggagactgaggaggGTTTTAggattcaaggtcagcctaggctgcATCCTAAGAATCTTTGAAGAAAAGAGAATAGATTTATAATTTTTCAATTGTGCTTTTGGTTTTGGggggaatattttgttttgtttgggggggttcgagacagggtttttctgtgtagccttgtatATCCTggatgctttgtagaccaagctggtctggaactcacagagatccacatgcctctgcctccctgagtgctgggattatagcgtGTACCATCGCTCACAGTTTcaactgtatttttatttctttttatttttttaaagatttatttactgattatatatacagtgttctgcctccatgtacatctgtacaccagaagagggcatcagatctcattatggatggttgtgagccaccatgtggttgctgggaattgaactcgggacctttatgaagagcagccagtcctcttaacctgaCTGAAATGCCGATGGAATAAATAGGAAGGGGAAACAGGCAAGTGTGGTAacccatgcctataatcctagcattcaagaACAAGAGtactgccatgagtttgaggccagcctgggctgcatagtaagTGCCAGGAAATCCTTAGCTACAAAgaatctcaaagaaaaagaagggggagcATTGCTGGTGTGATGTCCTTGTACAGACAAGACAGAGAGCGGATAGTAGCTAGCAGAGGGGTAAAGAGACACATGACAGTTCATTTATAGCAGCTGTAGGAAGGCTTATCCATGTGGGTGAAGATGCTGGTGGCAGGGTAGCATGGCAGTGGGTGGACCATCTCTTCTGGTTGCTTCAGTTTTGTCAGCAAGTGGGAAACCAGGTCACTGGCTGAGTGAGGATGGGAGGAGGCTCTGGTGCTTTAAGGAGAGAAAAGTGAGTCTTCTGTGTGGCAGAACTGGAGAGAAAGGCCTTGGGTACTTGGTAGCGTTGCTGGGCAGTGGTAAAGACCTGAGGTTCATGGCCGTGTGTTTGAAGTGGAGACTGGTTAGCTGGGTTTTGTGGCTGTGCTCTCACTGTGTGAGTGCAGTAAGGGTTAGACAGAGTTTAAATGGAGCTGCAGTGCTGCAAATTAACATGTTAAAGTGATAGTCGTGCTGGGAAAGGAGATTTCAGCTCTCCCTGGGTGAGAAAAGCACAGAGCTTGGAGAGAATGGAAGGCCATGGGATCAACAGCTAGCTGGTTCACTGTGCTGAGCAATGGCCCTATCCACAGTACATACCCTTCTGCTAAAGCTTGCAGGGACAGGACTTGAAGGAACTAGAAAAGCAgttctttttattctatttttttaatcattgttggtttttgagacttgtttttgtttttgttttgttttggggggtgtttgtttttgtttttgttttttaaacagggtttctctgtgtagccttagctgtcctggactcttgtagaccatgctggccttgacctcacagagatccgcctgcctctgcctcccagcgtgctgggattgcaggcatgtgctacctCACCTGGCTTccttgttggttttttgagacaaagtttctttgTGAGCTcgggctatcctagaactcatcctgtaacctaggctggccttgaactcagacagcCTCCTTGTTCTGCCTTTgaatactgagattaaaggcatgtgccaccagctaaaacagttctttttatttttgatttttgtttgtcctctagcccaggctgaccttgaaccctcGCCTtgatctcctgcctcagccttccaaatgctaaGACTACAGACATGCATCACCACATCTTgattttttattagtatttttatgagacaagacatatttttatatagctctggctggcctgaaacttgctttgtataccaagctgtcctcaaacctAGATGATCCTCTTGATGGCCTCCTGAGTATTGGTATTAcaagtgtgcactaccatgcccggGTAAGCActctcactttattttttgagatgaacaaagctcatgattttattttattatctttataaCAAAATCACCTTAGGACTGGATCACTTAGCCCTCTCTTTTCTCATCACCATCCAGTTCAAAATGCTTGTATCTCTTATTAGCCAGCATTCTTTTAGATCTGCAGTTGGGCTCAGCACACTCAAGTCTCAGCACAATCTTCTTTGTAGTTTTAGCCTTTTTTCAGAAAATAGGCTTAGTCGGCCCAccatagccacacacacacacacacacacacacacacacacacaaagtcacatAGCAAGTTAGAGCCAGCACTTGAACCCAggactctctcttttttttttttttttatttgtaagggGGTGGGCACACATGTGTCACAGCACACATGTAAAGATCAGAGAATAACTTGTGGGAGTTGATCCCCTCCTTCTAGCAGGTATGTCCTGGGAATCTAACTCAGGTTGCCAGATTGGGCAGCAAGTATCTTCACTCCCTTATCCACTAACCCATATCTCCAGCTCCTGGACTAGCTACCCCCTGTACATTTTGGGTCCCTTTAGAAATCATGACTCATAGGCCTCTACCAACTAAATCCCTTAATGCTTAGGGATCCAAAGCAAATCAGGAATGGGGATCTCTGGCTACACCCTTTGAGTACAGAGAAATGTCCCTTCTGGGGCCAGGAGAGAATAAAGCTCGCtctgtcttttcattttgtttaagtCCTTTGCTATTTGGGGAGTGAAGGTGGGGTTGTCACTGCTTGCATTttggtctctttttttctttttcatttttctagacagggtttctctacgtagctttggctgtcctggaactcactctatagatcagctggcctcatactcaaaAAAATGTGCCTACCTATgactcccaagtattgggattaaaggtgtgcactgccaccacCTGGCTGCATTTTAGCCTTTTGATTTGAGGCATGGTCTTGCTATCTGTCCTAGgctcacctggaactcactgggtaTCCCAGGCTGTCATCAGGCTCACaccaaccctcctgcctcagcttcacatgtgctgtaattacaggtgcaggccccatgcccagctgCATTTGTTTAGTTTGTTGAGACTGAGTTTTACTAGGCAGGCCAGGCCTCAACATTTTGATCCCCCTACTtttgcttcctgaatgctagtTTTATACTAGCATACaagcacactgtgtgtgtgtgtgtgtctgttgtctgtctgtctgtctctccctttctccttccctcccaccttcaAAAGGCAAAGCAAGCTTTCGCCTCTTGGTCTAAACAAAATTTTCTCTCCTCATCTAGAACTGTCCATCACACTCATTTGTCTATAGCTTCCAACAGGCCACTCCCCTAGAAGCTTCCTGAGGGCAGAGTCTGGCAGATGTGCTGAGTGCCAGCTGGCCCCTTCCAATCTAGTACAGTGCAGGCAGCCAGGGTTGTTTGAAGAATGCACCCTTCTCATGTACAAGGTTTACAAATCACTTGCCGATTAGATCTCCTCACAGCTGCTCACCCATTTCATAGGCTGAAATAAGACCCCAGAGGAGGAGTGACTTGCCAGGGTCAAGCAGCTCGAAAACAATAAACTCTACCCTGAGTCTACATGCCTTTGTCACACTGCTGGTATGGGCACCCACGAGCACCTTCCTGCCAGGCTTTTAGACACCACTAAGTCAAAGTAGGCCTTTCTTCACCAGGAGCCACTCAGAATAGAAGTGGGGTATACTTAGGTGATTGTCGGCAAAGAGCAAACTGAATCCCCTGGCCCACACAAGCCCAGACTGATCACGCCAACTCTGctgtccaccctccctcctccgtcTAAGAGGCCTTTTCTGCTTCCAGGGGTGTGCCAGGCAAGAAGTGTGGAACCATACTGCTCACTGCTGAGGAGCTCAGCAACTGCCGGGTCAGTGAGAGCCGCATGCCCTCGTTTCCACAAGCTCCTTcatttcccagcctccttcactGGACCTTCTGAAGGCTCCAGGCTAGTTGGTTCTCAACAGCCCCACTCTCTCCATCCCTAGGACATTGCCACCATGCAGCTGTGTGCAAACAAGCTGGACAAAAAGGACTTCTTTGGGAAGTCAGACCCTTTCCTTGTGTTCTACAGGAGCAATGAAGATGGCACGTGAGTCACTCCCACACAGCGCTGAGGCCAGAAATGTGACCCATGCTTAATGAGTGGGGAATCTTGGGAATCTACAAGTAGTGTTCTCAGTGCCACTCCAAGGCcatttcctgttttctgcctccCTTTAGGTTCACCATCTGCCACAAGACAGAGGTTGTGAAAAACACACTGAACCCTGTATGGCAGCCCTTCAGCATCCCTGTGCGGGCACTGTGCAATGGAGACTATGACAGGTCTGGTCCAACATCAGTTGCTCTTTCAGGGGATCAGGACATGAGTGGGGCTCCCTCTGAAAAGAAAAGAGGTTCCTGAGCCTCAAGATGTTGAAATAGAATATGAAAGTGCAGGTGAATAAATAAGTGAGCAGGTACAAGGAAAGATGGTCAGAAGGGCAGATAAACTGTGAATGGTTGGATGCTTATGTGAATGGACACATAAAGACGGCGACAGAGGAGGAGACAATGAAAGCATAGACGAGGTATAGAAAACTAGACTGGTAGGTACATCAGCAGACGAAGAGAAGATGGATAATTAACACATGGAGACATGATAGATGATTATGTAAGAGCTGATGAATGACTTTAGAGAGGCAGATACATGAGTGAAAAATTAAGTAGAATACAAGAGGACAGGCAGAGTGACAGGTAGATTGATGGCCAGACAGATGAATCATAGTTGAGTGAGTAGATGATTAGTGGAAGAACCAGTGGATTGATGTGCGTAAAATAGATGGCTGACCCAAAAGAACTCCGGAGTGGGTGGTACAAAGACAGGTAGGTGTGGAGGAACTGAAGGGCACCTGAGTGGATGGTTATGCAAATGAATGGACAGAAGTTAACATGGTTGGGCATTTGCTtgaacagatggacagacaggtgGTGCTTATAGTATGTACATGTGTTAGAGTTGGTGAGTGATGGGCTGTATAGTTTGGAGGGTGACTAAAGGGTAGGAGTAATAGGCAGTTGTACTGGCATACGTATAGTAAATGGATGGCTACGTAGATAGTTTGGTGGACTGAACTTAACAGATAGATCAGATCAGGGATAAAGTCTTTGGATCTAGGTGTGatagcacatgcttgtaatctcagtgctcaggatcttgagtttaagtccagcctgggctatatagcagaATGgttgaagaaaagaagaaaatttcaaaggaagaaaaggaaggaaaaaggaagggagcgTAGGTTAAGGTCTTTGGAAACAGGATATCTGGGTTTAAATATCAGCTGTCACTTACTAGCTATGAAATCTTAGCCAGGTTGCTTAGATTTCAGGGGGGAGGGCAGAGAGGATGTATATATCAACTTTCTTATCCAAAAATAGGAGCAATAATACTTACAGAGGATACATTAAATGAGACATTCTGACAGTGCTAAGAACACTGTCTGGAATAAAGTGGGATTCAAATGGCAAATACGTGCCTGCCTGTCGTGTGTACAGAGGTAAAGCTAAATGAAAGGGTGAAGGTTGAAAATAAGCAACTGACAgaaggacagatggatggatggggtgACTACAGTATGGGCAAGTGGCTGGGGAGTCCCTAAGGTTTGACATGTACACACAGCCCATATTTGGACTTCTCATGTGCATTTCAGAACAGTGAAGATCGATGTATATGACTGGGACCGAGATGGAAGGTAGATGAGCCGATGTGCTTCTTTCTCCTGTGCTCACTGATGCAGTTCCTAGACCACTCACTGGGAACCTCAAAGCAGCTCTGGGGGCCAGAAGGGTGATGGTGGCCATGGGGCCGATCTGTTTAGATAGTTCTCTTCACCATCTTTCACCTTTTTCTTCCCCATCTAGCCCCAACCCTACTGCCCTGTAGCCCAAGTTAGGCCCTCAGGCAGTAAAAGCTCTAGGATTTAGCTCTGGCCCCGTGCCGGCAGCTTTAGCTTACCAACCCATGGCCTCATTACAGCCATGACTTCATTGGTGAGTTCACGACCAGCTATCGGGAGCTGAGCAAGGCCCAGAATCAGTTCACAGTGTATGAGGTGAGGACACGCCCTTCCATTTTTCCAGGCTTTCTGTCCTGGGCAGCTGGGTGTAAGTGTCACTGTGACGGTCCTCCACTTAGGTACTTAACCCTCGGAAGAAATGCAAGAAGAAGAAATACACCAACTCGGGGACCGTGAGTATCCCTGGTCCCTGGCCTCCCAGATCCTTATGTCTGTATCCCATGACACACATGAAAACACTGGGGGTCAGATACAGTGTTGGGGACAGGTCATTTGGGACAATAACACTGAGGATAAGGTGATGCTATtgaactttttctttgtttttgttttttctcaccCAGGAAAATTTCCAACTATTACCCTTttgcagaattaaaaaaaaaaataccctaatttgtatttccaaattaaaaatgcTTTTGGAAATCCCAAGATGCACCTGACAGCGTCTCCCTTTATTCTTTCAGAGACTGAACAGGGTGGGAGAAACTGGGCAGGAGTGGAAACCTGTGTGTCCCATAATACACTTCTCTCTAAACTCTAATAGGcttccctctcttctgccacctcagctgtgCTTACAAAAGTGGCAGGGCTGCCTCTTGTGTCCTACAGGTCACgctcctttccttctctgtggaCTCAGAATTCACTTTTGTGGATTACATCAAGGGAGGGTGAGTCATGGACCAAGCCAGCAATGAGTCTGCCTGCTCGTGAATGGTCAGGGCACAATGAACTCATGGAGATAAATTGTCAGGCAGTGGCAAACGATGTATCAAGTGTTCTGTGGAATGCAGAATGTCACCTCTTTGTTCTGTTTGTGGGGCTGCCAGTCCCTTTGGAAGATGGAAGCCCAATCAGTAGTTTCCAGCAGTGGCCTAGGAGCTGGGGGTGGAGTTCAATGCTCTCAACCCCTAGAGTGTCAATGCACCCACACAGGAGATGCCTCACAGGTAAACAACAGGGTAAGTCCAAGGTCAAGAGAGGGAATGCTGCCCAGCCAACTGTAGGGGACATTGTGCTTGCATCAGTGAAGGCAGATAGGCCTGGGCAATGAACTTAGCTTCTCTGAATTTCCCTTGTCTCCTATGTAAAATGGATATTTTAGTTACTATTACAGGACTATAGTGTTACATTAAACTACAT
This genomic interval carries:
- the Cpne9 gene encoding copine-9 isoform X1 → MSLGGASERSVPATKIEITVSCRNLLDLDTFSKSDPMVVLHTQSRASQEWREFGRTEVIDNTLNPDFVRKFVLDYFFEEKQNLRFDVYNVDSKANISKPDFLGQAFLALGEVIGGQGSRVERPLTGVPGKKCGTILLTAEELSNCRDIATMQLCANKLDKKDFFGKSDPFLVFYRSNEDGTFTICHKTEVVKNTLNPVWQPFSIPVRALCNGDYDRTVKIDVYDWDRDGSHDFIGEFTTSYRELSKAQNQFTVYEVLNPRKKCKKKKYTNSGTVTLLSFSVDSEFTFVDYIKGGTQLNFTVAIDFTASNGNPLQPTSLHYMSPYQLSAYAMALKAVGEIIQDYDSDKLFPAYGFGAKLPPEGRISHQFPLNNNDEDPNCAGIEGVLESYFQSLRTVQLYGPTYFAPVINQVARAAAKISDGSQYYVLLIITDGVISDMTQTKEAIVSASSLPMSIIIVGVGPAMFEAMEELDGDDVRVSSRGRYAERDIVQFVPFRDYVDRSGNQVLSMARLAKDVLAEIPEQLLSYMRTRDIQPRPPPPANSSPTSVPEQP